TGCTTATTTGCTAACTCGTCCTTGTGTGATGTTTGAGTGCAAAGAAATACAAGCTGCCGAGAAACTCAAAACTGAATCTAGGCAAAAGATGAGTCGTGCTAGGTCAGAAAATGAATTAATAGCAATACAACAGCAACTAGAGACAACTAGCGCCGACTTGACAATAATTCCTGGTTGGTCGCCCCATTCCCAACAAGCACAGGAATTAAAAGCCAGCTTGTCTAGCCTTGCACAAAAAATTAATCAGGTAGTAAAAGCCTTGCAGACGGCAGCACAAGCAGCCCGAACAACTGAAACACCAGCCCAGAGTCTAGAGGAATTACAAGCTAGACAACATCTGTGGCGGCAAGCGATCGCGCCACTAGAGGCGATTAACCCCAACAGTGAACTTTATAAGCTGGTACAACCGAAGTTAATGAGGTATCGTGTCAGTTTACAAATGATCAATCAGCAGTTGCTGGCACAAGAAAGATGGTTGAAAAAACTCACAGCCGCCAAAGCTGTGGCTAGTGTAGCCGCCAAACGAGAAGCTAGTGCTAAATCTTTGAATGACTGGCAAAAAGTGCAATCGAGTTGGCAGATTGTAGTTAATGCCTTGATGATTATTCCCCAGGCTAGCCCAGCATCCCCAGAAGCCCAAAAGCTGTTGATAGAATATAAACCTAAATTGGCAGCAGCACGCGATCGCGTCACTAAAGAACAGTTAGCAGTAAAAAGCTACCAACAAGCCCTCACCATAGCTAAACAAGCCAAAGCCTATGAGCAACAAAACCAATGGCAAGCGGCAGCAGTATACTGGGGTCAAGCTTTACAGACTGCTAAACAGATTTCCCAAGATAGCACTTACTACAATCAGGCTCAGAGTCTAACTGAACCCTACTCAGTTGCCCTCAAGCAAGCACAAGAAAAACTACAAATTGTGGGAAACCAGCAACAAACCCGCGCTGACTTAACCAAAACTTGTTCTGGTGAAATTCGGGTTTGTACCTACACCATCAACGACAAAGGAATTATTGTCTGGCTCACCCCTGAGTATGAACAAGTACTACAAACTAGCATGTCTAATGCCACTCCTCAAAATCCAAGTCCTGTAGCTGATGCTGCCAATCACTGGCAAACTTTACAGGAAGCCCTAGCAGTAATTAGTGATAATGCTAATCTGCCTTTGTTCGTCTACGATACCCAAGGTCAAGGAATGTATACGAAAGTACCAGGTGGGTAAGCTGTTTTTGAACTGGGCATTGGGCACTTGTACTCTCGCACTTGTGCCGAGCTTGTCCTGAATTTCGACTTCGCTCAATTGCCGCGTAGCCGAAGGGCGAAGCCGAGGTAAGGGCGCAGCCGAAGCAGCGAAGTCGAGGTAAGCCGAACTATTGGGCATTGGTTATTCTCCCCTGCCCCCCTGCCCCCCTGCACCCCTGCATCCCAAACCTCTAAAAGAGAAAATCTGAGCAAGGTATATTCTTGCTCAGATTTGTTAGTGCTGTTCTGTGTCACCATTAACTACAGCAAGAACTATTTGCATTTCGCACATCAAGCCGAATTAATTAAAAGTTTTGCAATAGTTGACTTAACGCTAGTTAATGAAATACAATTTTAGGTTGTCTGTCTCATTCCTGCTCGGATCAGGTAGACATATTGCAAAAGCTAGGAATAGCGATTGATCGAAATAAGATAAATTGCATCTCCACAAGAGATAAAAGCTAGCTACCTGTACGGCAACTTCAAGGACAATTCCATGACCTACGCAATTATTGAAACTGGCGGCAAACAAGTACGAGTTGAGCCAGGCCGCTTTTATGACATTGAACTACTCACTGCCCAAGCAGACGAAAAAGTTACAATAGACTCAGTATTACTAGTACAGCATGACGGCGAAGTTACTATTGGGCAGCCGCTAGTAGCTGGGGCAAGTGTAGAAGGGACGGTGCTACGAAATTTCAGAGGTCGCAAAGTCCTGGTGTATAAAATGAAGCCGAAAAAGAAAACCCGCAAAAAGCGGGGGCATCGCCAGGAAATCACTAGACTTTTAATTAATTCCATCACCCTCAACGGTACGGTTCTGAGTGCCGAAGAAGCCCCAACTGCCGAAACTCCCGTCACCGATGATTCCCCTGCGGAAGCAACTGCTGAATAATAGTAAAGAAGAAGAAAGATAAGAGGAAATTATGGCTCATAAGAAAGGAACAGGTAGTACACGCAACGGTCGTGACTCTAATGCCCAACGTCTGGGTGTCAAACGCTACGGCGGACAGACTGTCCGCGCGGGAAACATTCTGGTGCGTCAGCGCGGCACTAAATTTCATCCAGGTAACAATGTCGGTATCGGCAGTGATGACACTTTGTTTGCTTTAGTTGACGGTGTAGTGACTTTTGAAAGAAAGGGCAAGACACGCAAAAAAATTAGTGTTTATCCAGTTGTGGCGGCAGTTGAAGCAGTTGAAGCAACAGCCAGCTAGAGTCAGACCATTTAAATTTGCTTAAGGAAGAAGGGGCAAAGGATTTATTAACTTTTGCTAAGCTTCCTTGACAATCCAGGAATCATTTTCAATAGCACATCATTTTTAATCCTTGAGGCGTATTGCAAACAAACCTCAGGGATTTTTGACATTTTCTACGGCTTTTAGAGCTCTTAAGAAGCACATTTTTCTGATATTTCTCAAAGCCCTACTCTATAACGGTTATGAAATGTGCAAGTTAAGAGATAAAAACTTTAATGAATTTACCCGAAGCCGCGTATGTTAACCGTATGTCCTACGGCTGTAACATTTCTATCGGTTATTAACCATACATTATTTTTGCTTTGGGAATTTAAACCATGACTCAAACCTTACGCAAACTAGTTACATTCGATGAATTTGTTGCCAAATACCCAGACAACACAGGGAAGCGTTATGAACTGCATGATGGAGTTGTAGTTGAAATGTCCCAACCAACAGGCGACCATGAAGAGATTACAGGATTTTTAGCTACAAAACTCCCAATCGAATACGATCGCCTGAAGCTTCCTTACTTCATACCAAAAACAGCACTAGTAAAACCACCTGAAAATGAATCTGCTTATTCACCAGATATATTAATCATTAATCGCTCCAATCTGGTAAATGAACCTCTCTGGAAAAAGCAATCTACAGTCACTCAAGGCGCATCAATTCCTTTGGTGATTGAAGTAGTTAGCAACAATTGGAGAGATGACTATTTCACAAAACTAGGTCAATATGAAGCCGTAGGCATTCCAGAATACTGGATTGTAGACTACGCAGCATTGGGAGGTAGGCGGTTTATTGGCAATCCCAAACAGCCTACAATATCAGTTTATTCATTGGTTGAGGGTGAGTACCAAGTCAGCCAGTTTCGTGAAAGCGATCGCATCCAATCACCCACTTTTCCAGAGTTGAATTTAACCGCAGAGCAGATTTTCAATGCTGGTCTGTAAACTACCTACGGGAGTGTGTGGCTTTCTCAGTGAATCTTCATTGCTAAGTACTGAAATAGAATTAATTACACAAAGTCCGAAGCGAATAGAGGGAAGCAAAATCAAGCAATTCACTTGCGGTTGGAATTGCTTCACTTCGCTCGCAGTGACTGTAAATATTTTTGTTCATCCACTGAATACTGACTTAAATTGATGGCATCTTGAATTAAAAACGAATGTAATGTAAAAATAGCATGTACATACCTGCACCTAACGCTATACCTGTCAATGAAATGATAGACGTAATCACAAAGGCTTGCCCTTCTTTAAAACCAGAAACTTGAAAGTCAATTCTCGCTAATATAGCCGCAGAAATGATCAGCAAGGAATCAAGAAATAGCCTAAACCAAGCAAGCATCAAAAAAAATAAGAATGCCCCTAAAACAGCAACGGCAAAAGTCCTGAGATTTGATTGAAATAAAATACTAGTATATCTTGCTACTAAAGACAAAGGTGCAGTCAAGCTAGCTACTAACAGCAAGACAGCAGGCACAATTACGAACCATACAAATTTAGGAGCTTTTGTTTCCAATAACACCCAACCTAACGTACTATAGCTCAGCAGTACTAGCACTAAGGAAATCCAGGGAAGTCTTTTCACAATTGACATGAGGTGAACAAGGGTTATACCCATCGCTAGCTAGAATAAAGCGTAATCAGTTGGATAGATGTTGATTGCGATCGCTTAGACTATATCTCTATCATTCTATTTCTTATGGATTCTATCAAGAGGTTGTTATGCTGTTGCAAGTGAGTTTCACTACTTGGTCAAGAATTAGGACACAAACCACTTAAATATTTCCGTAAACATTTGTAAACTGTTAGCAGCCGAGTAGCGATGTGTCACTTCTTGTTAAGGAATTCTCTATGAAACAACTTGTTATTGCTGAGCGTGTATGCCTGATTGGTCATATCGTGTCAATGGTGTTTGGATTGGTAGGCATATTACTAGTTGTACCTAATGCCGAAGTAATTTTCCACTTGTCTGAGATTGGACAGACTGTCATGCAGTGGAGTATGGCTGGTGGTGGTGTAGCTTATATGTTATTGGGTGCAGCGGCGGTCTTTTTATATGGGTTGCGGGTTTTGGGTTTGAATCGCACTTTGGCTTTTATGTTACCCGCAGTGCTGATTTCTTTAACCAGCGAACTTTTAGGAACTAGTACAGGCTTTCCTTTTGGTCACTACAGCTATCTGAGTGGCTTGGGCTATAAAATTGCTGGTTTAGTGCCATTCACAATTCCTTTGTCATGGTTTTATGTAGGATGTGTTTCGTACTTGCTGGCGCGTGCTGGTTTAGAAGTAGACAAAAAACCTAGCTTGTGGCGTCATCTAGGTGCAATAGGGTTCGGTGCTTTGCTGCTTACCTCCTGGGATTTTGTTCTTGATCCTGCGATGAGTCAAACTGCTTTGCCCTTTTGGTATTGGCAACAACCAGGTGCTTTCTTCGGTATGCCTTACCAAAACTTTGCAGGCTGGTTAGGTACTGGAGCGGTATTTATGACTGTGGCAGCATTGTTGTGGAAAAACAACCCAATTAAATTAGAGCGATCGCAGCTCAATGTACCATTAGCAGTTTACTTAAGCAACTTTGGTTTTGCTACAGTCATGAGTTTAGCAGCTGGATTCTCTATTCCTGTATTACTGGGTTTATTGCTAGGTGTAACCCCAGCTGTAGGGTTTTGGTTGAAAGGTTCAGCCGCAGATGGGCAAGTTAGTGTTGAACCAGCAGCTAAAGAAGTCTCAGTAGCCAGCGTCAAAGTTGCCTTGAAATGAAGGGGAGGAGTTAGGAGTTAGGAGTTTGGAGTTTGGAGTGAACAATGATCTCCCCCATCTCCCCCATCTCCCCATCTCCCCTATCCCCCCAGTCCCCAGTTCCATCAATTGCAAAGTATTACTAACGTGTACAACGCTTCGATAGTAGTAGGAGCCATATCGCTCCTACTGCTACTTATCCAGTTACCAGCAACGGCTATTCTACTCTCGCGTCTAGTAAAGGGGCCAGCACGCCATCCACCCATTCAACCCCAACAGCCTATGCTGGATATTTTGGGTAGTGTTAGTGTTGTTGTTCCTACACTGAACGAGGCTCTTCGCATTAGTCCTCTGTTATCGGGGTTGAGTCGGCAAAGTTATGAAGTGCGGGAAATTATTGTCGTAGATAGTAATTCCCAGGATGGTACACCCGACTTGGTGAAAGCTGCACAACAGCTAGATCCCCGCTTTCGGTTAATCACAGATGACCCGTTACCCTCTGGCTGGGTGGGGCGTCCTTGGGCGTTGCATAACGGCTTTTTACATAGCTCACAAGCAAGTGAGTGGTTTCTGGGGATGGATGCTGATACTCAGCCACATCCGGGTTTAGTTGCTGGTTTGGTGAAGACTGCCGAAAAGCAAGGGTATGATTTAGTTTCTTTGTCACCCCAGTTCATTCTCAAGTATCCAGGAGAATGCTGGCTACAACCAGCGTTGTTGATGACTCTGCTTTACCGATTCGATCCGGCTGGTATCAAAACTGACCAGCCGGAAAGGGTGATGGCTAATGGACAGTGCTTTTTATGCCGTCGCTCTGTTTTAGCTGCTGTCAGTGGATACACTAGTGCAAGTAGTTCTTTTTGCGACGATGTAACCTTGGCACGGCATATTGCAAGCCTTGGTTTTAAAGTGGGCTTTTTAGATGGTGCAAAAGTATTGAAGGTGCGAATGTATGAAGGGGCGATAGAGACTTGGAAGGAATGGGGGCGTAGTCTCGACCTCAAAGATGCATCTCCATCGGCTCAAGTTTGGGGAGATTTATGGCTACTGTCAGCCGTTCAAGGTTTACCCCTGTTGATTTTAATGAGTTACTTGTTGGTTTCTCCCCTGCTTTCCATCTCCCCCGCTCCCCTGCTTTTATTATTAGGGCTAAATGTATTTTTATTAGTGATTCGCTTTGCAATGCTGCTTGCGATCGCGCCCTCCTACGATCGCCAAACTGCTAAAGGTGGTTGGTTATTCTGGCTTTCCCCCTTGGCTGATCCCCTAGCAGTGCTGAGAATTTTCTTATCTGCCTTTCGCACTCCACGGGAATGGCGGGGGAGAAGTTATGAGTTAGGAGTTAGGAGTTAGGAGTTAGTTGTCAGTTGTCAGTTGTCAGTTGTCAGTTGTCAGTTGTCAGTTGTTATTCTCCCCTGCTCCCCTGCTCCCCTGCTCCCCTGCTCCCCTGCTCCCCTGCTCCCCTGCTCCCCTGCTCCCCATCTCCCCATCCCCCCATCCCCCCTACTCCTCACTCATCTTCACCTCCCAATTGATCCCCGCGTTCCAGTTCCCAGAGAATTTGATTGCCTTCGCGCCGTACTCGTGATACGATCCAGTTCCGCCACCGCCACTGATCCCCCCGACTGGTAACGGCGCTAGCGTGGACATCCATTAAGTCTGCTAGTTCTGAACTGGTGATTAAGTAGCCTTTTTCGGCAATTTCGTCAGCGATACGCAGAGTTTCTACTAGGTTCCGGAGTTGTTCTACTCTGTTTTCAGGCAGCTTTTCTTCAATTGCCGCCGCAGCTTGTGCGGTAGGTTGTTCCATAGAAGTTATTTCTAATGCAGGAATACTTATTTCCTGTGTCCTTGTGTCAATTATTGTAGAGTTTGTTTCATATTTAGATAGTTTTGCTACTGGGGATGGTAAAGTTTTATGAACGTTTGTCAGAGACAATTGTTGTAAAGACGGGGTTTTACCGTTGGCGAAGCTGCGAGCGATCACATCACAACGTTCGTTACCTATGTTACCTGAATGCCCCCGCACGTGTTGCCAATTGACTTTTCGGGTGTTGAGTTCATCGAGTATTTCTAAAAGGTCTTGATTTTGAACGGGGTTTCCGTCTGCTTTTTTCCAGCCTTTTCTTTTCCAGTTTTTCACCCACTTGGTAACGCAGTTGATGAGGTATTCGCTGTCGGTATGTAGGGTGATGGGTTCTGTTTGTCCTGATGCGTGGAAATATTGCAAGGCTGCGATCGCGGCTTGCATTTCCATTTTATTATTGGTGGTGTGCTGGGATGCGTCGCCCATTTCGTGGACTGAGCCATCGTCGAAGTAAACGACAACGCCCCAACCACCAGGGCCAGGATTGCCGGTGCAAGCACCATCGGTGTATATGCTTTGGATTGTAGGTTTGGTGGACATGGTTGTAAATATCGAACCGCCAAGACACGGAGGACTCACAGGAAAAAGTTATAATCTGCGAATTTTTTTAAATAATATCCTGGTTATTATACTGGCAAGTACTCCAGCTATCACGCTCGACAAAAAGCCTGTGTTTTTTTCTGGTGGAAATTGGGCAACTATAGCAGGGGACTGGGGGCTGGGGACTGGGGACTGGGGACTGGGGACTGGGGACTGGGGACTGGGGACTGGGGACTGGGGACTGGGGACTGGGGACTGGGGACTGGGGACTGGGGACTGGGGACTGGGTGAAAAGTCTTTTTTGTGTCTAGGTTTTATCATCTGTTGATGTCCTAACCACCAAGGCTTATGCTATACATCAAATAAATGCTCACTGGGCAGAAACGTTTCAATCCCCTTGCGGGGTAGTAGTAAGTTGAAACCTTTTCAAGAAGTTAGTGAAATAGACACGAACGCAAGTTTCAATCCCCTTGCGGGGTAGTAGTAAGTTGAAACGATGAGGAATGAGAGCAACGAAGTGATTCGTGGAAGTTTCAATCCCCTTGCGGGGTAGTAGTAAGTTGAAACAAACTCTTTTTTGGCAGGAAATCAAACATGGACGTTTCAATCCCCTTGCGGGGTAGTAGTAAGTTGAAACACATAAGCATTATTCAAAATAATTACTGGGGTGCCGTTTCAATCCCCTTGCGGGGTAGTAGTAAGTTGAAACCTTTCTGCTATTCAGCAAATGAAACTCGAAGCTGGGCGTTTCAATCCCCTTGCGGGGTAGTAGTAAGTTGAAACAATGAAGGTGTTGCAGCCCCGACCATTGACCCTAGAGGGTTTCAATCCCCTTGCGGGGTAGTAGTAAGTTGAAACATGTGAAGGTGTGTAATAAATACGGCGTAGTTAACATGTTTCAATCCCCTTGCGGGGTAGTAGTAAGTTGAAACAAGCGTGGCTCTTAACGACAAGCGATCGCCCCTCGCCCTGTTTCAATCCCCTTGCGGGGTAGTAGTAAGTTGAAACCGGTTTTGTAACTGAAACGAGAAATACAGTGTGCGTTTCAATCCCCTTGCGGGGTAGTAGTAAGTTGAAACCCTTTGCCTTGCGCTCTCCTTTTTTCTCATAAGTGTGTTTCAATCCCCTTGCGGGGTAGTAGTAAGTTGAAACTCAAAAAGACTCCAAGCTCGGCAAAGGATACAGTGTTTCAATCCCCTTGCGGGGTAGTAGTAAGTTGAAACTTTTATTTCAAATCCGTAATCAAGCGGCAAAGAAAGTTTCAATCCCCTTGCGGGGTAGTAGTAAGTTGAAACTTCAACAGTTGTCGCTACTCAAAGAGGAATAAGTCGTTTCAATCCCCTTGCGGGGTAGTAGTAAGTTGAAACTAGGAGCAGTTGCGATGATTGACGAAGGCTGGAAATAGTTTCAATCCCCTTGCGGGGTAGTAGTAAGTTGAAACGATCGCTTTTGTATTAGCTAATTTGGACAGACGCCTGTTTCAATCCCCTTGCGGGGTAGTAGTAAGTTGAAACTTTTTATCATTCGTTGTTTACATTTTTATAGTAAGTTTCAATCCCCTTGCGGGGTAGTAGTAAGTTGAAACCCTTCAGTCTGAAACTGTTACTGGGCAAGCTTCCTGTTAGGGTTTTTGGCGGGGGAGAAATTTTGGTGATTTTCAGCCGCTCTTATTACAAAATACTTGCATTTACTCTAACTGTTAAAACGCTGTAATTATTGATTTGTCAAGTTTCTGGCGATTTTGGCGGGACTCCAGGGATTTTGCCCCCGCTTCGCCGTGCCAAACATCAAGCTGATTACATAATTATATAATGATTGTTCGTTATTGTCGAGGTTATCTTTATAGTAATGATATCATGTCCGCTTGATTGCTTATGACACTCGAAGAACCCCACCCCACCAAAGCTATGCTTTGCATCCCCTCCCCGTTCACGGGGAGGGGTTGGGGGTGGGGTGTTTTTATTATGGGCAATTTGCCGGACATGATATGACACTCGAAGAACCCCACCCCACCAAAGCTATGCTTTGCATCCCCTCCCCGTCAACGGGGAGGGGTTGGGGGTGGGGTTTAACGACTGTGGGAAACATAACTAATTACCCGGACATGATATGACTAGCAAAAATGTCACGCAGAGGCGCAGAGGAGGACAGTTGCACAGGAAGGCTTTACGGACTTGAGGAGCCAGTGCGTTGGACGGGTTTCCCGGCTTGAAGCAACTGGGGTCAAAGTGTCCGTCGCGCAGAGAAAAAGATTGAGGTTTCATATAAGTTAATCGCAAAAAAATCCCACAACCAAATATGAAAATTTCTCTTTCTTACTCCCCACTCCCTATTTTCAAGCGATCGCATCAATATAATTCTATTGAGTATAAGGCATGGAAGGTTTGGAACCTTTACTGGCTACATCTTTGATAAGTTGAAGGTGTTGGGGTAGTAAGTTAGCTAAGGCGTAGCGTTCTAGGGCGGTTTTTCTGGCGTTCTCTCGCAGTTCTGCCATGCGTGTGGGATGATTGAATACTTCATCAACTCGCTCTGCTATCTTTTGGGCAGAGAAGAAATCAACTAATAAACCGTTTTTCCCATCTTCGATAACTTCACGGACTGGTGCTGTATCAGAACCTAGTACTAAGCAGCCTGTGGACATGG
Above is a window of Nostoc sp. UHCC 0702 DNA encoding:
- a CDS encoding glycosyltransferase, whose amino-acid sequence is MYNASIVVGAISLLLLLIQLPATAILLSRLVKGPARHPPIQPQQPMLDILGSVSVVVPTLNEALRISPLLSGLSRQSYEVREIIVVDSNSQDGTPDLVKAAQQLDPRFRLITDDPLPSGWVGRPWALHNGFLHSSQASEWFLGMDADTQPHPGLVAGLVKTAEKQGYDLVSLSPQFILKYPGECWLQPALLMTLLYRFDPAGIKTDQPERVMANGQCFLCRRSVLAAVSGYTSASSSFCDDVTLARHIASLGFKVGFLDGAKVLKVRMYEGAIETWKEWGRSLDLKDASPSAQVWGDLWLLSAVQGLPLLILMSYLLVSPLLSISPAPLLLLLGLNVFLLVIRFAMLLAIAPSYDRQTAKGGWLFWLSPLADPLAVLRIFLSAFRTPREWRGRSYELGVRS
- a CDS encoding carotenoid biosynthesis protein, whose product is MKQLVIAERVCLIGHIVSMVFGLVGILLVVPNAEVIFHLSEIGQTVMQWSMAGGGVAYMLLGAAAVFLYGLRVLGLNRTLAFMLPAVLISLTSELLGTSTGFPFGHYSYLSGLGYKIAGLVPFTIPLSWFYVGCVSYLLARAGLEVDKKPSLWRHLGAIGFGALLLTSWDFVLDPAMSQTALPFWYWQQPGAFFGMPYQNFAGWLGTGAVFMTVAALLWKNNPIKLERSQLNVPLAVYLSNFGFATVMSLAAGFSIPVLLGLLLGVTPAVGFWLKGSAADGQVSVEPAAKEVSVASVKVALK
- the rplU gene encoding 50S ribosomal protein L21 — encoded protein: MTYAIIETGGKQVRVEPGRFYDIELLTAQADEKVTIDSVLLVQHDGEVTIGQPLVAGASVEGTVLRNFRGRKVLVYKMKPKKKTRKKRGHRQEITRLLINSITLNGTVLSAEEAPTAETPVTDDSPAEATAE
- the rpmA gene encoding 50S ribosomal protein L27: MAHKKGTGSTRNGRDSNAQRLGVKRYGGQTVRAGNILVRQRGTKFHPGNNVGIGSDDTLFALVDGVVTFERKGKTRKKISVYPVVAAVEAVEATAS
- the rnhA gene encoding ribonuclease HI, producing MSTKPTIQSIYTDGACTGNPGPGGWGVVVYFDDGSVHEMGDASQHTTNNKMEMQAAIAALQYFHASGQTEPITLHTDSEYLINCVTKWVKNWKRKGWKKADGNPVQNQDLLEILDELNTRKVNWQHVRGHSGNIGNERCDVIARSFANGKTPSLQQLSLTNVHKTLPSPVAKLSKYETNSTIIDTRTQEISIPALEITSMEQPTAQAAAAIEEKLPENRVEQLRNLVETLRIADEIAEKGYLITSSELADLMDVHASAVTSRGDQWRWRNWIVSRVRREGNQILWELERGDQLGGEDE
- a CDS encoding Uma2 family endonuclease, with product MTQTLRKLVTFDEFVAKYPDNTGKRYELHDGVVVEMSQPTGDHEEITGFLATKLPIEYDRLKLPYFIPKTALVKPPENESAYSPDILIINRSNLVNEPLWKKQSTVTQGASIPLVIEVVSNNWRDDYFTKLGQYEAVGIPEYWIVDYAALGGRRFIGNPKQPTISVYSLVEGEYQVSQFRESDRIQSPTFPELNLTAEQIFNAGL